The proteins below are encoded in one region of Roseovarius bejariae:
- the rpsD gene encoding 30S ribosomal protein S4, whose translation MTKRTSAKYKIDRRMGENIWGRPKSPVNRREYGPGQHGQRRKGKMSDFGLQLRAKQKLKGYYGDLTEKQFRRIFSEAERLRGDTGEILIGLLERRLDAVVYRAKFVATIFAARQFVNHGHVRVNGKKVNIPSYRVKEGDVIEVRDRSKQMTALLEATQLPERDVPDYIEADHSKMTATFVRTPGLGDVPYPVQMEPNLVIEFYAQN comes from the coding sequence GTGACCAAACGCACGTCTGCCAAGTACAAAATCGACCGCCGGATGGGCGAAAACATCTGGGGTCGTCCGAAATCCCCCGTCAACCGCCGTGAATACGGCCCCGGCCAGCACGGTCAGCGCCGCAAGGGCAAGATGTCCGACTTCGGCCTGCAACTGCGCGCCAAGCAGAAGCTGAAAGGCTACTACGGCGACCTGACGGAAAAACAGTTCCGCCGCATCTTCTCGGAGGCCGAGCGCCTGCGCGGCGACACCGGTGAGATTCTCATCGGTCTGCTGGAGCGCCGTCTGGACGCGGTCGTTTACCGCGCCAAGTTCGTGGCCACCATCTTTGCCGCACGTCAGTTCGTGAACCACGGCCACGTCCGTGTGAACGGCAAGAAGGTCAACATCCCCTCCTACCGCGTGAAAGAAGGGGACGTCATCGAGGTCCGCGACCGTTCCAAGCAGATGACCGCGCTTCTCGAAGCCACCCAACTGCCCGAACGTGACGTTCCCGATTACATCGAGGCCGACCATTCCAAGATGACCGCAACCTTCGTCCGCACCCCGGGCCTGGGCGATGTGCCCTATCCCGTGCAGATGGAACCGAACCTCGTCATCGAATTCTACGCGCAGAACTAA
- a CDS encoding Hint domain-containing protein encodes MKTGFRGAFVISWSQTEVDGLDSAPIQSLSVGAAWSWRGDAVRVDGPNEVLRLEQADDGTNCRKRAARLVRRLVGAARTNTSDIDSVKVNDPLMDSGFVVTDGARSFTVTLIEVGGGTPPLLLFVDEIPPRNTEMWVVHQSLEGLRHPSTGPETGGVICFTPGTRIHTPDGPRLVQDLREGDMVQTKDNGAEEIQWIGQRRMTGARLFAMPYLRPIRIKAGAFGGDRPDEELLVSPSHRMLLEGDEARALFNTPEVLVTARDLVNQSTVTVDAALREVTYIHLMLPRHQVLWANGVETESFHPASTALSTLADEDRARLLALNPHLESEPHTYGSFARRSLNSSEAAILLHEAA; translated from the coding sequence ATGAAGACGGGCTTTCGTGGCGCGTTTGTCATCTCCTGGTCGCAGACGGAAGTGGACGGACTCGACTCCGCACCGATCCAATCCCTTAGTGTCGGGGCCGCTTGGTCTTGGCGGGGTGACGCGGTGCGCGTGGATGGACCCAACGAGGTCCTGCGACTGGAACAGGCAGACGACGGAACAAACTGCCGCAAACGGGCGGCACGACTGGTGCGGCGCCTTGTGGGTGCGGCACGGACCAACACAAGCGACATTGACAGCGTCAAGGTGAACGATCCCCTGATGGACAGCGGGTTCGTTGTCACCGATGGGGCGCGCAGCTTTACCGTGACCTTGATCGAAGTGGGCGGCGGCACGCCGCCCCTCTTGCTGTTTGTCGATGAAATCCCCCCGCGCAATACGGAAATGTGGGTGGTGCACCAATCGCTGGAAGGGTTGCGGCACCCCTCGACCGGGCCGGAAACCGGCGGGGTGATCTGTTTCACCCCCGGCACGCGCATCCATACCCCCGATGGCCCGCGCCTGGTGCAAGACCTGCGCGAAGGCGACATGGTGCAGACCAAGGACAACGGCGCCGAGGAAATCCAATGGATCGGCCAGCGCCGTATGACTGGCGCCCGGCTTTTCGCCATGCCCTACCTGCGGCCCATCCGCATCAAGGCAGGCGCGTTTGGCGGCGACCGCCCGGATGAGGAGCTGCTGGTCTCGCCCAGCCACCGGATGCTTCTGGAAGGCGACGAGGCGCGCGCGCTGTTCAACACCCCCGAGGTTCTGGTCACGGCCCGCGATCTGGTGAACCAGTCCACGGTCACCGTGGACGCGGCCCTGCGCGAGGTGACCTATATCCACCTCATGCTGCCGCGCCATCAGGTGCTTTGGGCCAATGGCGTGGAGACCGAAAGTTTCCACCCCGCCAGCACGGCCTTGTCCACACTGGCCGACGAGGACCGCGCAAGGCTTCTGGCGCTCAACCCGCACCTCGAAAGCGAGCCGCACACCTACGGCAGTTTCGCGCGCCGCAGCCTGAACAGCTCCGAGGCGGCGATCCTGCTGCACGAGGCGGCCTGA
- a CDS encoding lipid A-modifier LpxR family protein — protein sequence MTRLFAAVLATALALTGLASSSAQAESGRQYLGHGRLITNDVIGDGFDRWRTGSIALSYLWGPEWQGQRPDAFGRMLELRFNAEIMGPENLVAPAAGDRPYTQALTMGVHSHFMAGAAEVALGADVTVTGPQLGFDDVQETLHDVMGGRDPSPVTTAGQIGNDAHATAVMEMGRTYRVGSGTGLRPFVEAWLGAESMVRAGADVMFGGLGQGGLMLREPVTGQLYKAIDDRTHGLSFVLGGDVAYVDDSAFLPSSRGYRLTDTRNRLRAGVHWESAKGTKLFYGVTWLDKEFKAQREAQVVGSVRLDLKF from the coding sequence ATGACGCGCCTTTTTGCCGCCGTGTTGGCCACGGCCCTTGCCTTGACTGGTCTTGCCTCTTCATCCGCACAAGCCGAAAGCGGGCGACAGTACCTTGGGCATGGTCGCCTGATCACCAATGATGTGATCGGTGACGGCTTTGACCGGTGGCGCACCGGCTCTATCGCGCTCAGCTATCTTTGGGGCCCCGAGTGGCAGGGGCAGCGCCCGGATGCCTTCGGCCGGATGCTGGAGCTGCGCTTCAACGCCGAGATCATGGGGCCGGAAAACCTTGTGGCCCCGGCCGCCGGCGACCGCCCGTATACACAGGCCCTCACCATGGGGGTGCACAGTCATTTCATGGCTGGTGCCGCCGAGGTGGCGCTGGGCGCCGATGTCACCGTGACAGGACCGCAATTGGGCTTCGATGATGTGCAGGAGACGCTGCACGACGTCATGGGCGGGCGCGATCCCTCGCCCGTCACCACGGCGGGGCAGATCGGCAACGATGCCCACGCAACCGCGGTGATGGAGATGGGCCGCACCTATCGGGTGGGGTCGGGCACCGGCCTGCGCCCCTTCGTCGAGGCATGGCTTGGCGCGGAATCCATGGTCCGGGCCGGGGCCGACGTGATGTTCGGCGGTCTGGGGCAGGGCGGCCTGATGCTGCGCGAGCCGGTGACCGGGCAGCTTTACAAGGCCATCGACGATCGGACCCATGGCCTCAGCTTCGTGCTGGGCGGCGATGTGGCCTATGTGGACGATAGCGCGTTCCTCCCGTCATCGCGTGGCTACCGCCTGACCGATACGCGCAACCGCCTGCGTGCTGGCGTGCATTGGGAAAGCGCCAAGGGCACTAAGCTGTTCTACGGGGTCACGTGGCTGGACAAGGAATTCAAGGCGCAGCGCGAGGCCCAGGTTGTGGGTTCTGTGCGTCTCGATCTGAAATTCTGA